The following DNA comes from Streptomyces globosus.
CGTCGTGGTTGGCGGCCGCGGCCAGCGGGATGACGCCCTCGCCGGCGCGGATCAGCCGGCCGCCGATCTCCACGTCCTCGACGGCGACGCGCAGGGCCACCAGGTCGGCGACCGAGTGGAAGCGCAGCGTCTCCTCGACCGCCCGCTGGTCCCCGATCCACTGCGGGTTGAGGAGCAGGGTCACCACGCCGAGCGCGATGTTGTTCGCCGTGGTCTCGTGCCCCGCGATGAGCAGCAGCATCAGCACCCCGGTCATCTCCTGGGTGCTGATCGAGCCCGTGGCCAGCAGCCGGCTGATCAGGTCGTCGCCCGGCCACGTCGCCTTGATGCCGACGAGCCGGTTGATGTAGCGCAGCAGCTCCTTGGCGGCCGTGTCGCGCTGCCGCTCGGTGGACGTGCGGATGGCGACCAGGGTGCGGGTGCGGGACTCGAAGAAGTCGCGGTCCACCGGAGGTACGCCGAGGAGCGAGGAGATCACCAGAGAGGGCACGGGCAGCGCGAAGTCGGCCACCAGGTCGGCGGTGTTCCCGGCGGCCAGCATGCTGTCGATCAGCCCGTCCACGGTGCGTTCGATCGCCGGGCGCATCTCGCGTACGCGGCGCACGGTGAACTCCGGGATCAGGGCCTTGCGGAACCGGTCGTGCTCGGGCGAGTCGAGGCCGACGAACCACCCCGGGATCTGCTCCTGCCGGGGGACGCCCATGGTGTCGCTGATGTGCGGGAAGCCCTCGCGGTCGGGGTTCGCGCTGATCTTCTTGCTGGTGAGGACGGCACGCACCTCCGCGTGCCGGGTCACCAGCCAGACCCGGTTGCCGTTCGGCAGATGGGTCAGCACCAGTCCCTCGCTGCGGCGGTACTCCTCGTAGCGGGGCGGCGGGAAGGGCTCGCCGGGGACCCGTAGCGGGAAGGGGACAACTTTCGGTTCGGCGGTGCCGGCCATGGTCTTCGTCCTCCGTCGGTCGGTGCGGGCTCAGGCCACGCCGTAGAAGGCGCGGATCTTCCCGGTCACGTAGTCCTGGTCTGCGGCG
Coding sequences within:
- a CDS encoding cytochrome P450, whose amino-acid sequence is MAGTAEPKVVPFPLRVPGEPFPPPRYEEYRRSEGLVLTHLPNGNRVWLVTRHAEVRAVLTSKKISANPDREGFPHISDTMGVPRQEQIPGWFVGLDSPEHDRFRKALIPEFTVRRVREMRPAIERTVDGLIDSMLAAGNTADLVADFALPVPSLVISSLLGVPPVDRDFFESRTRTLVAIRTSTERQRDTAAKELLRYINRLVGIKATWPGDDLISRLLATGSISTQEMTGVLMLLLIAGHETTANNIALGVVTLLLNPQWIGDQRAVEETLRFHSVADLVALRVAVEDVEIGGRLIRAGEGVIPLAAAANHDEEAFACPHLFDPARTERHHVAFGYGVHQCLGQNLVRAEMEIVYRRLFERIPTLALAVPAEELPLKYDGVLCGLHELPVRW